One stretch of Actinacidiphila sp. DG2A-62 DNA includes these proteins:
- a CDS encoding TetR/AcrR family transcriptional regulator: MARPRKPLLSRDRIVSAALGLIDEDGLAALSTRRLAAVLGVSGPSLYNHFATKEAILDAAADTVIEKVDLSMFGDGTDWRAALLRWGRSYRAALADHPHFVPFLATGPGLRPAGLRMADAVFGGMVDAGWPPAQATRIGALMRYFVAGSALGSFARGFVDDAQAYDPADYPHLGQAHLLVRHQERVDSTAFETGLRALVDGLDLQFRALAETGGGAGRRGEA, translated from the coding sequence ATGGCCCGTCCCCGCAAGCCCCTGCTCAGCCGCGACCGCATCGTGTCCGCGGCGCTCGGCCTGATCGACGAGGACGGGCTCGCGGCCCTGTCCACCCGGCGGCTCGCCGCGGTCCTCGGGGTCAGCGGGCCCTCGCTGTACAACCACTTCGCCACCAAGGAGGCGATCCTCGACGCCGCGGCCGACACGGTGATCGAGAAAGTCGACCTGTCGATGTTCGGCGACGGCACCGACTGGCGGGCCGCGCTGCTGCGCTGGGGCCGGTCCTATCGCGCCGCCCTCGCCGACCATCCGCACTTCGTGCCGTTCCTGGCCACCGGGCCGGGACTGCGCCCGGCCGGGCTGCGGATGGCCGACGCGGTCTTCGGCGGCATGGTCGACGCGGGCTGGCCGCCGGCCCAGGCGACCAGGATCGGCGCGCTGATGCGGTACTTCGTCGCCGGCTCGGCGCTCGGCTCCTTCGCGCGCGGCTTCGTCGACGACGCGCAGGCGTACGACCCGGCGGACTACCCGCACCTCGGCCAGGCGCATCTGCTGGTGCGCCACCAGGAGCGGGTGGACAGCACGGCCTTCGAGACCGGGCTGCGCGCACTGGTGGACGGCCTCGACCTGCAGTTCCGCGCGCTCGCGGAAACGGGAGGCGGCGCGGGGCGGCGCGGCGAGGCGTGA
- a CDS encoding DUF402 domain-containing protein: MTSMATTANTSSDRRGGVDGFVQVDYLKYDGSLHWNLRMRRLGEDEHGVWLGLPADSMMFKGLYAAHPVPDAHVILFPRGDTWWTATFNAPPRRTEIYCDITTPPRWPTADTVTMVDLDLDVLRRRGTGHTVLVDEDEFAEHQVRYGYPPEVIASAEQSARGLLEAVAAGSGPFGGAHRKWLAMVE, from the coding sequence ATGACGTCCATGGCGACGACGGCGAACACATCATCGGACCGGCGGGGTGGTGTCGACGGCTTCGTCCAGGTCGACTACCTCAAGTACGACGGCTCGCTGCACTGGAACCTGCGGATGCGCCGACTCGGCGAGGACGAGCACGGCGTGTGGCTCGGACTTCCCGCCGACAGCATGATGTTCAAGGGCCTCTACGCTGCGCACCCTGTCCCCGACGCGCACGTCATCCTCTTCCCACGCGGCGACACCTGGTGGACGGCCACCTTCAACGCGCCCCCGCGACGCACCGAGATCTACTGCGACATCACCACCCCGCCCCGCTGGCCCACGGCCGACACCGTCACCATGGTCGACCTCGACCTCGACGTGCTGCGTCGGCGCGGCACCGGGCACACGGTGCTCGTCGACGAGGACGAGTTCGCCGAGCACCAGGTCCGCTACGGCTACCCGCCGGAGGTGATCGCGTCGGCGGAGCAGTCCGCGCGAGGGCTGTTGGAAGCCGTCGCCGCGGGCTCCGGCCCCTTCGGCGGAGCACACCGGAAGTGGCTGGCGATGGTGGAGTAG
- a CDS encoding nuclear transport factor 2 family protein, whose protein sequence is MQEETARSAIDTFISAFNASHDSYVTALLSQALTSDVVFWGPLGRSEGIAAVERFVLDIRRHPAGTGTMVRCSAVDMPDEWARYQWVFTTPDGGPRLAGTDVVHLRRSLIDQVIVFAGEIEPSDDRESPGSRPR, encoded by the coding sequence ATGCAGGAAGAGACGGCACGCTCCGCGATCGACACGTTCATCTCCGCATTCAATGCCTCGCACGACAGCTATGTGACTGCCCTGCTCTCCCAGGCTTTGACCTCGGACGTGGTCTTCTGGGGACCGCTGGGCCGCAGCGAAGGGATCGCGGCGGTCGAGCGGTTCGTGCTGGACATCCGGCGCCACCCGGCGGGGACCGGCACGATGGTGCGCTGCTCGGCGGTGGACATGCCCGACGAGTGGGCCCGGTACCAGTGGGTCTTCACCACGCCGGACGGAGGCCCCCGCCTTGCGGGAACGGACGTCGTCCATCTGCGGCGGAGCCTCATCGACCAGGTGATCGTCTTCGCGGGGGAGATCGAGCCGTCGGACGACCGAGAATCCCCGGGCAGCCGACCTCGGTGA
- a CDS encoding zinc-binding dehydrogenase, which translates to MVRAAVLPAVDAPLTVAEIDLPEPGPGQVRVRLAAAGVCHSDLSLSNGTLRQPVPAVLGHEGAGTVVSVGQGVGHVAPGDRVVLNWAPACGACHYCGLGEPWLCADAGKAAAAPYATLAADGAELYPGLGTAVFAEETVVAAGAVLPLPDGIPLTDAALLGCAVLTGYGAVHHSAAVRAGESVAVFGVGGVGLAVLQSARIAGADRIVAVDVAPGKEELARAAGATDFVTAQSDGKDTARQIRALTGGHGTDVAIECVGRADTIRTAWSATRRGGRTTVVGIGGQDQDVTFSALELFYFGRTLSGCVYGNCDPSKDLPVLAGHVQAGRLDLSAMVTDRIGLDAIPAAFQAMTAGRGGRALVVF; encoded by the coding sequence GTGGTCCGCGCAGCCGTACTGCCCGCCGTCGACGCACCGTTGACCGTCGCCGAGATCGACCTTCCCGAGCCCGGCCCGGGGCAGGTGCGGGTCCGGCTCGCCGCCGCGGGGGTGTGCCACTCGGACCTGTCGCTGTCCAACGGCACACTGCGCCAGCCCGTCCCGGCGGTGCTCGGCCATGAGGGGGCCGGCACGGTCGTGTCGGTGGGCCAGGGGGTCGGGCATGTGGCGCCCGGCGACCGGGTGGTCCTCAACTGGGCCCCCGCGTGCGGCGCGTGCCACTACTGCGGCCTCGGCGAGCCGTGGCTGTGCGCCGACGCCGGGAAGGCGGCGGCCGCGCCCTACGCCACGTTGGCCGCGGACGGCGCCGAGTTGTATCCGGGGCTGGGCACGGCGGTGTTCGCCGAGGAGACGGTCGTCGCGGCCGGCGCGGTGCTCCCGCTGCCCGACGGCATCCCGCTCACCGACGCCGCGCTGCTGGGCTGCGCGGTGCTCACCGGGTACGGCGCGGTGCACCACTCGGCGGCGGTGCGCGCGGGGGAGTCCGTGGCGGTGTTCGGCGTCGGGGGAGTGGGCCTGGCGGTGCTGCAGTCCGCCCGGATCGCCGGCGCCGACCGGATCGTCGCGGTGGACGTCGCGCCGGGCAAGGAGGAGTTGGCGCGGGCGGCGGGCGCCACCGACTTCGTGACCGCGCAGTCGGACGGCAAGGACACCGCCCGCCAGATCCGCGCGCTGACCGGGGGACACGGCACGGACGTGGCCATCGAGTGCGTGGGCCGCGCCGACACCATCAGGACCGCGTGGTCGGCCACCCGGCGCGGCGGCCGAACGACCGTGGTGGGCATCGGCGGCCAGGACCAGGACGTCACCTTCTCCGCGCTGGAACTCTTCTACTTCGGCCGCACGTTGTCGGGGTGCGTGTACGGCAACTGCGACCCTTCCAAGGACCTCCCCGTCCTCGCCGGCCACGTGCAGGCGGGCCGCCTCGACCTGTCCGCCATGGTCACCGACCGGATCGGCCTCGACGCCATCCCGGCCGCGTTCCAGGCCATGACGGCGGGGCGGGGCGGCCGCGCGCTGGTCGTCTTCTGA
- a CDS encoding aldehyde dehydrogenase family protein — protein MADGGKQQEPEQSGRVHQGRDAVFIGGEWRPAVGAERVDVLDPATEQVIGHVPAAGAQDVDAAVRAAREALPAWSATAPGRRAAVLAAARDLMAARRADIAATVAGELGAPLPFATAVHTDMPTAVMGTFADLAAEHPFEETVGTSRVFQEPVGVVGAITPWNYPLHQIVAKVAPALAAGCTVVLKPAEDTPLVAQLFAGILAEAGLPAGVFNLVTGFGPVAGQALVEHPGVDMVSFTGSTAVGRAIGAAAGGAVKRVALELGGKSANVILPGADLARAVNVGVANVFANSGQTCSAWTRMLVDAERYEEAVELAAAAAAKYRPGERLGPVVNAKQRERVRGYIRKGVEEGARIVAGGPEAPEALPTGYYVQGTVLADVAPESTVAQEEIFGPVLALIRYQDEEDALRIANGTVYGLAGAVWGPDDETAVAFARRMDTGQVDINGGRFNVRAPFGGYKQSGVGRELGAHGLAEYLQTKSLQF, from the coding sequence ATGGCGGACGGCGGCAAGCAGCAGGAGCCCGAGCAGAGCGGGCGGGTGCACCAGGGGCGCGACGCGGTGTTCATCGGCGGCGAGTGGCGGCCCGCCGTCGGCGCGGAGCGCGTCGACGTGCTCGATCCGGCGACCGAACAGGTCATCGGGCACGTCCCGGCCGCCGGCGCGCAGGACGTGGACGCGGCGGTCCGGGCCGCACGCGAGGCGCTGCCCGCCTGGTCCGCCACGGCTCCCGGCCGGCGGGCGGCGGTGCTCGCCGCGGCGCGCGACCTGATGGCGGCGCGGCGCGCGGACATAGCGGCGACGGTCGCGGGGGAGCTGGGCGCGCCGCTGCCGTTCGCGACCGCCGTGCACACCGACATGCCGACCGCGGTGATGGGCACCTTCGCCGATCTGGCCGCGGAGCACCCGTTCGAGGAGACGGTGGGCACCTCGCGGGTGTTCCAGGAGCCGGTCGGCGTGGTGGGCGCGATCACCCCGTGGAACTACCCGCTGCACCAGATCGTCGCCAAGGTCGCGCCGGCCCTCGCCGCGGGCTGCACCGTGGTGCTCAAACCGGCCGAGGACACGCCGCTGGTGGCCCAGCTGTTCGCCGGGATTCTCGCCGAGGCGGGGCTGCCCGCGGGGGTGTTCAACCTGGTCACCGGGTTCGGGCCGGTCGCGGGGCAGGCGCTCGTCGAGCACCCGGGGGTGGACATGGTGTCGTTCACCGGGTCGACCGCGGTCGGGCGCGCGATCGGCGCGGCGGCGGGCGGCGCGGTCAAGCGGGTCGCGCTGGAGCTGGGCGGCAAGTCGGCGAACGTGATCCTTCCCGGTGCGGACCTGGCCCGTGCGGTCAACGTCGGGGTGGCCAACGTGTTCGCCAACTCGGGCCAGACCTGCAGCGCCTGGACGCGGATGCTGGTGGACGCCGAGCGCTACGAGGAGGCGGTGGAGCTGGCCGCGGCAGCCGCGGCCAAGTACCGGCCGGGCGAGCGGCTGGGCCCGGTGGTCAACGCCAAGCAGCGTGAGCGGGTGCGCGGCTATATCCGCAAGGGGGTGGAGGAGGGCGCCCGGATCGTCGCCGGAGGCCCCGAGGCCCCGGAGGCGCTGCCCACCGGGTACTACGTCCAGGGCACCGTGCTCGCCGACGTGGCGCCGGAGTCGACGGTCGCGCAGGAGGAGATCTTCGGCCCGGTGCTGGCGCTGATCCGCTACCAGGACGAGGAGGACGCGCTGCGCATCGCCAACGGCACGGTCTACGGGCTGGCCGGCGCGGTGTGGGGACCGGACGACGAGACGGCGGTCGCCTTCGCGCGGCGCATGGACACCGGCCAGGTGGACATCAACGGGGGGAGGTTCAACGTGCGCGCGCCGTTCGGGGGCTACAAGCAGTCCGGGGTCGGCCGGGAGCTGGGGGCGCACGGGCTCGCGGAGTACCTCCAGACCAAGTCGCTCCAGTTCTGA
- a CDS encoding molybdopterin oxidoreductase family protein has protein sequence MTRTALRICPLCEATCGLELTIGDGRVTHARGDGADVFSAGFICPKGASFGALDNDPDRLRGPLVRKDGQLVETGWAEAFAAVAEGMGAVVGAHGGEAVGVFLGNPNVHTVAGGLYPGQLIAALRTRAVFTASTLDQMPKHVSSGLLFGDPNAIPVPDLDRTDHLVLIGANPLVSNGSLATAADFPGKLKALRRRGGRLVVIDPHRTRTARVADRHIAPRPGTDAALLLAMVNVLFAEGLADPGALAPHLSGVDRVRGLAADFTPDRVAGYCDVPAAEIRTLARELAAAPRAVVYGRLGSTAVEFGTLASWLVDVLNALTGNLDRPGGAMFPLAATARRPRPPRPGKGFATGRWHSRVSGRPEVKGELPAGVLAEEIDTPGDGRLRALVVVAGNPVLSAPDGRRLDRALSGLDFMVSVDPYLNETARHAHVVLPPPPPSRSAHFDFAFSTLAVRNTVRYSPPAVPLEDGTPDEPEIMARLILAVLGQGGPQADPAVVDAQAVRRRLDRETADPDSPVHGRDPGELADALTGRTGYERRLDLMLRLGPYGDGFGADPEGLTLARLAQHPHGIDLGPLRPRIPEVLRTASGAVELAPEPVVADVPRLRAAVDAGERQPGLVLIGRRHLRSNNSWMHNVPALVGGSNRCTVQIHPDDAARLGLADGSLARIKGDGGEITVPVEVTDALRAGVVSVPHGWGHDRDGTRLATAALEPGVNVNDLLDGTRMDPLSGTAVLNGFPVRLEPAPKPPRTTARIPVPADGAAGAGGTGGAGSSAEG, from the coding sequence ATGACCCGTACAGCACTGCGCATCTGCCCGCTCTGCGAAGCGACCTGCGGCCTCGAGCTGACCATCGGCGACGGGCGGGTGACCCACGCCCGCGGCGATGGGGCGGACGTCTTCAGCGCGGGGTTCATCTGCCCCAAGGGCGCCTCCTTCGGCGCACTCGACAACGATCCCGACCGGCTGCGCGGGCCGTTGGTGCGCAAGGACGGACAACTGGTCGAGACAGGGTGGGCGGAGGCGTTCGCCGCGGTCGCCGAAGGAATGGGCGCCGTCGTCGGCGCGCACGGCGGCGAGGCGGTCGGCGTCTTCCTCGGCAACCCCAACGTGCACACCGTGGCCGGCGGCCTCTACCCGGGGCAGTTGATCGCCGCCCTTCGCACCCGCGCCGTGTTCACCGCCAGCACGCTGGACCAGATGCCCAAGCACGTGTCGTCCGGCCTGCTGTTCGGCGACCCCAACGCCATCCCTGTGCCCGACCTCGACCGCACCGACCACCTCGTGCTGATCGGCGCCAACCCGCTGGTGTCCAACGGCAGCCTGGCCACCGCCGCCGACTTCCCCGGCAAGCTCAAGGCGCTGCGCAGGCGTGGCGGCAGGCTCGTCGTCATCGACCCCCACCGCACCAGGACCGCGCGCGTCGCCGACCGCCACATCGCGCCGCGCCCGGGCACCGACGCCGCGCTGCTGCTCGCGATGGTCAACGTGCTCTTCGCCGAAGGGCTCGCCGACCCCGGCGCCCTGGCCCCGCATCTCAGCGGCGTCGACCGGGTACGGGGACTGGCCGCGGACTTCACGCCCGACCGGGTCGCCGGGTACTGCGACGTGCCGGCCGCGGAGATCCGCACCCTGGCCCGGGAGTTGGCGGCGGCCCCGCGCGCCGTCGTGTACGGGCGGCTGGGCAGCACCGCGGTGGAGTTCGGCACGCTGGCGAGCTGGCTGGTCGACGTGCTCAACGCGCTGACGGGCAACCTCGACCGGCCGGGCGGCGCCATGTTCCCGCTCGCGGCCACGGCCCGCAGGCCCCGGCCGCCCCGGCCCGGCAAGGGGTTCGCCACCGGGCGCTGGCACAGCCGGGTCTCCGGGCGTCCCGAGGTCAAGGGCGAACTGCCGGCGGGCGTCCTGGCCGAGGAGATCGACACCCCCGGCGACGGCAGGCTGCGGGCCTTGGTGGTGGTCGCCGGCAACCCCGTGCTGTCCGCGCCGGACGGCCGGCGTCTCGACCGGGCGCTGTCCGGACTCGACTTCATGGTCAGCGTCGACCCGTACCTCAACGAGACGGCACGGCACGCCCACGTCGTGCTGCCACCGCCCCCGCCGTCGCGCAGCGCGCACTTCGACTTCGCGTTCAGCACCCTCGCGGTCCGCAACACCGTCCGCTACAGCCCGCCCGCGGTGCCGCTGGAGGACGGCACCCCGGACGAGCCGGAGATCATGGCCCGGCTGATCCTCGCCGTGCTGGGACAGGGCGGCCCGCAGGCCGACCCCGCCGTGGTGGACGCCCAGGCCGTACGGCGCAGGCTCGACCGGGAGACCGCGGACCCGGACTCGCCGGTGCACGGCCGGGACCCGGGGGAGCTGGCCGACGCGCTCACCGGCCGCACCGGTTACGAGCGACGGCTGGACCTGATGTTGCGGCTCGGCCCCTACGGAGACGGATTCGGCGCCGACCCCGAAGGGCTCACCCTGGCACGGCTGGCGCAGCACCCGCACGGCATCGACCTGGGACCCCTGCGCCCGCGGATACCGGAGGTGCTGCGGACGGCGTCGGGCGCCGTGGAGCTGGCGCCCGAGCCGGTCGTCGCGGACGTGCCCCGGCTCCGGGCCGCCGTCGACGCCGGCGAGCGGCAGCCCGGGCTGGTGCTGATCGGTCGGCGGCACCTGCGGTCCAACAACAGTTGGATGCACAACGTCCCCGCGCTGGTCGGCGGCAGCAACCGCTGCACCGTGCAGATCCATCCCGACGACGCCGCGCGGCTCGGTCTCGCCGACGGCTCCCTCGCGCGGATCAAGGGCGACGGCGGTGAGATCACCGTGCCGGTCGAGGTGACCGACGCGCTGCGGGCCGGGGTGGTGTCGGTCCCGCACGGCTGGGGCCACGACCGGGACGGCACCCGCCTCGCCACCGCGGCCCTGGAACCGGGGGTGAACGTGAACGACCTGCTCGACGGGACCCGCATGGACCCGCTGTCGGGCACGGCGGTGCTCAACGGGTTCCCCGTCCGGCTGGAGCCCGCGCCGAAACCGCCACGGACGACGGCTCGGATACCCGTGCCGGCGGACGGTGCGGCAGGAGCCGGGGGCACAGGAGGCGCGGGGAGCAGCGCCGAAGGATGA
- a CDS encoding TetR/AcrR family transcriptional regulator, which translates to MAEPRGAESGGTLRRAPVQRRSTERLTRILDACARELDEVGYERLSTRAVAARAGVPIGSVYRFFSDKRAMTDALAHRNLDDFLARAAARLTEPGTGTDWRGAVDVLVDEYTAMKRTAPGFALVDFGVPGETNEDLADRLPALLGDRLATDPADPRLRLALVVAVETADAALQLAFRTGPSGDPRVIEETKILLRAYLETVLG; encoded by the coding sequence ATGGCGGAACCGCGTGGCGCCGAGAGCGGCGGCACCCTGCGCCGTGCCCCGGTGCAGCGGCGGAGCACCGAACGGCTGACCCGCATCCTGGACGCCTGCGCCCGGGAACTGGACGAGGTGGGCTACGAGCGGCTGAGCACCCGCGCGGTCGCGGCCCGGGCCGGCGTCCCCATCGGCTCGGTCTACCGCTTCTTCTCCGACAAGCGGGCCATGACCGACGCGCTCGCGCACCGCAATCTCGACGACTTCCTCGCACGCGCCGCGGCGCGGCTGACCGAACCCGGCACCGGCACGGACTGGCGGGGCGCGGTCGACGTGCTGGTCGACGAGTACACCGCGATGAAGCGCACCGCGCCGGGCTTCGCGCTGGTGGACTTCGGCGTCCCCGGCGAGACCAACGAGGACCTCGCCGACCGCCTCCCCGCGCTGCTCGGCGACCGGCTCGCCACCGACCCGGCCGATCCGCGGCTGCGCCTCGCGCTGGTCGTCGCCGTCGAGACAGCCGACGCCGCGCTGCAACTGGCCTTCAGAACCGGGCCGTCCGGTGATCCGCGGGTCATCGAGGAGACCAAGATCCTGTTGCGGGCCTACCTCGAAACGGTCCTCGGCTGA
- the hmgA gene encoding homogentisate 1,2-dioxygenase, whose product MDGSDSTTDTARGAGTARAAGAEATADRIGDGKQLAYSSGFGNQHSSEAVPGALPLGRNAPQRAPLGLYAEQLSGTAFTEPRARNRRSWLYRIRPSAAHPPFHRVDNGSLRSAPFLDVQPDPNRLRWGPLPVPEAPTDFVQGLVTVGGNGDVLRREGIGIHWYAANRSMNRRVFSSSDGEFLIVPQQGALLVRTELGVLRADPGHVALIPRGVRFRVELLEEAARGYVCENYGQPFQLPELGPIGANGLANARDFLAPVAAYEDREEPTEVVNKFGGNLWAAEYDHSPLDVVAWHGNHVPYVYDLHRFNVIGSISYDHPDPSIFTVLTSPSDTPGLAGADFVVFAPRWLVGEDTFRPPYFHRNVMSEFMGLVEGAYDAKAEGFVPGGASLHNMMSAHGPDRATYDRASSAELVPQKIDDGLAFMFETRWPVVPTELALSAGHRQQGYDAVWEGLARNFRP is encoded by the coding sequence ATGGACGGCTCGGACAGCACCACCGACACGGCGCGCGGCGCGGGGACGGCCCGGGCCGCCGGCGCCGAGGCCACGGCGGACCGGATCGGAGACGGCAAGCAGCTCGCGTACTCCTCGGGCTTCGGCAACCAGCACAGCAGCGAGGCCGTCCCCGGCGCGCTGCCCCTGGGGCGGAACGCACCGCAGCGCGCCCCGCTGGGGCTCTACGCCGAGCAGTTGAGCGGGACGGCGTTCACCGAGCCGCGCGCCCGCAACCGCCGCAGCTGGCTCTACCGGATCAGGCCCTCGGCCGCCCACCCGCCCTTCCACCGCGTCGACAACGGCTCACTGCGCAGTGCCCCGTTCCTCGACGTGCAGCCGGACCCCAACCGGCTGCGCTGGGGCCCGCTGCCGGTCCCCGAGGCTCCCACCGACTTCGTGCAGGGCCTGGTCACCGTGGGCGGGAACGGCGACGTGCTGCGCCGCGAGGGCATCGGCATCCACTGGTACGCCGCCAACCGCTCGATGAACCGCCGGGTCTTCTCCTCCTCGGACGGCGAGTTTCTGATCGTCCCCCAGCAGGGAGCCTTGCTGGTCAGGACCGAGCTGGGCGTCCTGCGCGCCGATCCCGGCCATGTGGCGCTGATCCCCCGCGGCGTGCGCTTCCGGGTGGAGCTGCTGGAGGAGGCCGCCCGCGGATATGTCTGCGAGAACTACGGTCAGCCCTTCCAGCTCCCCGAGTTGGGCCCCATCGGCGCCAACGGCCTGGCCAACGCGCGGGACTTCCTGGCACCGGTCGCCGCCTACGAGGACCGCGAGGAGCCGACGGAGGTGGTCAACAAGTTCGGCGGCAATCTGTGGGCGGCCGAGTACGACCACTCGCCGCTCGACGTGGTCGCCTGGCACGGCAACCACGTCCCGTACGTCTACGACCTGCACCGCTTCAATGTGATCGGGTCGATCAGCTACGACCACCCGGACCCGTCGATCTTCACCGTGCTCACCTCGCCCTCGGACACCCCCGGTCTCGCGGGCGCCGACTTCGTGGTGTTCGCACCGCGCTGGCTGGTCGGCGAGGACACCTTCCGCCCGCCGTACTTCCACCGCAATGTGATGTCGGAGTTCATGGGCCTGGTCGAGGGCGCCTACGACGCCAAGGCCGAGGGCTTCGTCCCCGGCGGCGCCTCGCTGCACAACATGATGTCGGCGCACGGCCCGGACCGCGCCACCTACGACAGGGCGAGCAGCGCCGAACTGGTCCCGCAGAAGATCGACGACGGGCTGGCGTTCATGTTCGAGACGCGCTGGCCGGTGGTGCCGACGGAACTGGCGCTGTCCGCCGGCCACCGGCAGCAGGGGTACGACGCGGTGTGGGAAGGTCTCGCGAGAAACTTCCGGCCGTGA
- a CDS encoding GntR family transcriptional regulator, whose protein sequence is MNAFAPDSLVLNRRLPLWYQVSQSLRASILGRRPDAPLRLPTEEDLADHYGVSVLTMRQALKELEDEGLISRHRRRGTFIEAAARRGAPVKLLGSVDAIVAQQSGGRTTVLRHGPAPLPPEVAEHLTDLTEATAFRRLRCDDSGEPTDWAENFVRPELADRIDLADLERWPMTKVLRDALGVRISRITDTVEARLASPETAALLQVPLLSPILHYTGVTYDDTGRAVDVVRIHYRGDRFSFTVTMEAP, encoded by the coding sequence GTGAACGCCTTCGCCCCCGACTCACTGGTCCTGAACCGCAGGCTGCCGCTGTGGTACCAGGTGTCCCAGTCGCTGCGCGCCTCGATACTGGGCCGCCGTCCCGACGCTCCCCTGCGGCTGCCCACCGAGGAGGATCTCGCCGACCACTACGGCGTCAGCGTGCTCACCATGCGCCAGGCGTTGAAGGAACTGGAGGACGAAGGGCTGATATCCCGCCACCGCCGGCGCGGCACCTTCATAGAGGCGGCGGCCCGCCGCGGGGCGCCGGTCAAGCTGCTGGGCTCGGTGGACGCGATCGTCGCGCAGCAGTCCGGCGGCAGGACGACCGTGCTGCGGCACGGCCCCGCCCCGCTGCCGCCCGAGGTCGCCGAACACCTGACGGACCTGACCGAGGCGACGGCCTTCCGCCGGCTGCGGTGCGACGACTCGGGTGAGCCCACCGACTGGGCGGAGAACTTCGTCCGCCCCGAACTGGCCGACCGGATCGACCTGGCGGACCTGGAACGCTGGCCGATGACGAAAGTGCTGCGGGACGCCTTGGGAGTGCGGATCAGCAGGATCACCGACACCGTGGAGGCGCGGCTCGCCTCCCCGGAGACCGCGGCCCTTCTCCAGGTCCCGCTGCTCAGCCCGATCCTGCACTACACCGGTGTGACGTACGACGACACCGGACGCGCGGTCGACGTGGTGCGCATCCACTACCGCGGCGACCGGTTTTCCTTCACGGTGACCATGGAGGCGCCCTGA
- a CDS encoding type ISP restriction/modification enzyme, with translation MRAVSDDAPLLQDLMPWSVRPLRLGRRWPMAPEPACLKARWARLTAADDDAERAALLHPTRARGPYTAVAQLPGHRTPTTALAREQGPCPEPVRVRHGAYDQQWLIPDHRLIDAARPELWRVADDTQVFAIERAPQAEPDEPALAFSALLPDGHSQGGKPSLIRPLFRQPGGREPNLAPGLTDWLAARLGLTVTAYEVLAWIAAAARPDPAGTTVPLPKDVDIWRAGVDLGARSVWLHTRGARFADPAAGRDSARLRLPGGSRPYVRAPLPAVPPPEGPEFDPDEQCLRIGTGQVSPVSSAAWDVTAGGVRVLEDWYGQRVPAPADGSLEALCPPTWTRAVTSELLELISLLTLLAALRPDLDAFGERLSAAAASGATPGATDLCAAGILPVPVARRRPASVLEHHEEGPDGQFALL, from the coding sequence ATGCGTGCGGTGAGCGACGACGCGCCCCTGCTGCAGGATCTGATGCCCTGGTCCGTGCGTCCGCTGCGGCTCGGCCGCCGGTGGCCGATGGCCCCGGAGCCCGCCTGTCTGAAGGCGCGTTGGGCCCGCCTCACCGCAGCGGACGACGACGCCGAGCGTGCCGCGCTGCTGCACCCCACACGCGCCCGCGGCCCGTACACCGCCGTCGCCCAGCTTCCCGGACACCGGACCCCCACCACCGCGCTGGCCCGCGAGCAGGGTCCCTGTCCCGAGCCGGTGCGGGTCCGGCACGGCGCGTACGACCAGCAGTGGCTGATCCCCGACCACCGCCTGATCGACGCCGCCCGGCCCGAGCTGTGGCGGGTCGCCGACGACACGCAGGTGTTCGCGATCGAGCGGGCGCCGCAGGCCGAACCGGACGAGCCGGCCCTCGCCTTCAGCGCGCTGCTGCCCGACGGACACTCGCAAGGGGGGAAGCCGTCCCTGATACGCCCGCTGTTCCGGCAGCCCGGCGGCCGGGAGCCCAATCTCGCGCCCGGCCTGACCGACTGGCTCGCCGCCCGGCTGGGCCTTACGGTCACGGCGTACGAGGTGCTGGCATGGATCGCGGCGGCGGCCCGGCCCGACCCCGCGGGCACGACCGTGCCTCTGCCGAAGGACGTCGACATCTGGCGTGCGGGCGTCGACTTGGGCGCACGGTCGGTGTGGCTGCACACGCGCGGCGCGCGCTTCGCCGACCCCGCGGCCGGCCGGGACTCCGCCCGGCTGCGCCTGCCCGGCGGCAGCCGCCCCTATGTGCGAGCGCCGCTTCCGGCCGTGCCTCCACCGGAGGGGCCGGAGTTCGACCCGGACGAGCAGTGCCTGCGGATCGGGACCGGCCAGGTGTCACCGGTCTCCTCCGCCGCCTGGGACGTCACGGCGGGCGGGGTGCGAGTGCTGGAGGACTGGTACGGGCAACGGGTCCCGGCGCCCGCGGACGGATCTCTGGAGGCGCTGTGCCCGCCGACTTGGACGCGCGCCGTGACATCGGAACTGCTGGAGCTGATCAGCCTGCTGACGCTGCTGGCCGCGCTTCGCCCCGACCTGGACGCGTTCGGCGAGCGGCTCTCCGCCGCCGCGGCGTCCGGGGCGACACCGGGCGCGACCGACCTGTGCGCCGCTGGAATCCTGCCGGTGCCCGTCGCGAGGCGACGGCCCGCCTCGGTGCTCGAACACCACGAGGAAGGCCCCGACGGGCAGTTCGCCCTGCTGTGA